The window TATAGGAGGGGAACTATGCGAGCCTATTTTAAGTTTGAATTTATTCAATTTTTGTTCAATAAGAAGAATATCGCCATCTATGTCATTCTACTGTTTTTTGCATGCTTCTACGCATTGAAAATTGCGCCATCCTATGACCCGATTGAGAAGGTTGATAGAGATGAGATTGAAGCAAGATTCCTAACAAGGGAAGATTTTCTTAACAACGTAGTCATTGATGAGAATACATATCCTTTAACACAATTTGCTGCTGCCATTTTTCCTGAATGGAATGAATATGATCAACAACGGTTGGATGCCTTAGATGACAATGATATGAAGAAGTACGCAGAGGCAACTTATAAGTGGTATGAGTACTCGGATTTTATGATTTTTAGAAATGGGAAGGGGTTTCTTTATTACAATTCCCGTTATTATACTGCAGGAAACCTGTATGCAACTGAAGATGGACATTATGCCTATATGTATTCTGCTAGTCGTTTTAAAGGTTATGCCGATGGAAGTTCTGATCTATCGATAAATGTTTTCGAGGAAAGGACGGCTTTGCAAACATTGCAACGGCTACTCCATGGATATTTACCTTTGATTCTTTTAATCGGTTGTATTCTCTTTACTGCTGATATCGTATTAAAAGATAAACGGAATCCAACGTTAATAAAGGGGTTCCCCATATCAATCTGGAGTAGGCTTCTTGTAAAAGGTGGGGTTGCTTTAATAGGGAGCATCCTAACTGTTATCCCATTGTCTGTTGGGTTCTTCCTAATAGCAATTCAAAATGGGTTAGGTGATTTTAATTTACCGGTACCGATTTTTAGTTATGAGGCAAAAGCCTTTACGTCGATTGCAATGGGAGAATATCTATTCCAGAATGCCTTATTAATTCTTTTTTGGTTTGTTTTGTTGATTTCTTTGCTATTGCTGGTAAGTGTTCTCGTTAGAAATGAGTTTGCTAATTTAGTAGTAGGATGTGTCGTGGTTTTTGCCGAATTTTATTATTATGTGAGAGGGCTTGGGTTTGTAAAGGATATACAATGGTACCCATCGAGCTATGTTCAGGTTGGGCAGATCATTGCAGGGTATCGTGAGTATCTCAATAATTCGGTAGCGCTAACACTGGCAAATGGTCTTCTTGTGATGTCTTTATGTACAGTCATTTGTCTCCTTATCACATTCATAGTTAGTAATCATAGAAGGTTTAAGTTATTTTGATGAAACAGGAGGAAGCGGTATGATTGAGCTAAAAAATATAGGTGTAAATTTTTCAGGTAGAGATATTTTAAAAGAGGTTTCAATCACTTTCCACCCTGGAGAAATTATCGGTCTAGTGGCTCCCAATGGAACAGGAAAATCTACGCTGATGAATGTCATCATGAACTATCTTCGACCAACTACTGGGAAAGTGCTTGTTAATAATGAACTGGAGTATACAACGAAAAAGAATGAAGTGAAAATTCACAAGCTCGTTTCGATGATGCCAGATCAGAGTGATTTATATAATCATCTTTCTGGGAAGCAGCATCTTAAAATTTATTCTTCCATGTGGAAAAGCAACCCGGCATTGATTGAGAGCACGATTACAGCACTTGGAATGGAATCATATATCAATAAAAAAACTGGGACCTATTCATTGGGGATGCGTCAGAGACTTTGCTTTGCTATGCAAATTGTGTCAGATACGCAAATCATGCTAATGGATGAAGTAATGAATGGCTTAGATCCTACGCAAGTAGAAATTATTTCGCAAATCCTGGTAAAGAAAAAAGCGGAAGGAAAAACGATTATCATTGCTTCTCACTTACTGGAAAATTTGGAGAAATACGCAGATCGTATTTTCTTTGTGAAAAATGCGAAGCTAGATTTAATTGAGGATATCTATAAGGACTTAGGAATCAACGGAAATATTGTGATTCGTGTAACAGAGGGGACGCCGGAGTTAAATGAAAAACTATCGCAAGCCTTCCCAGAACTGAATACCCAATTGCTGGCCAGTGGCGTAACACTAATTGACTTTCCCAATAATGATTCTGGAAAATTGGAAAGTATTTCAGCTTTCCTAAGTGAACATCATAAACAAGAATTTAGTGTAGGAAAAATGACGCTTGGCGATCTTTATTCAAAATATTATCACGAATAGGGAGACCTCAGACAGGTTTCAACAGTAATTAAGAGATACTAAAAAAATCGATTTGGCACAATAATTGTGAGCAAATCGATTCTTTATTTTAGAAGTGGAAAATTGTCCACGAGATTTGAGATTGTGGAAAAACATTTGGGAAAGGCGAAAAAATTGTCCACGAGAAGTGGGATCGTGGACAAATATCTGGAAAAGATGAAAAAATTATCTGCGATAAGGATCCTCGTGGACAAATATCTGGAAAAGACGAAAAAATTGTCTGCGAGAAGGAGCCTCGTAGACAAATATTTAAATAATATGGGAGACTTGTCCTCGCCAAACAATCTCTCGGCTATTCCAATATCAAAAGGAGCTGTACTCGAGTCTAATTGACTCCAGAACAGCTCCTTTTTAATGATTAATGGAATAGCTTTTCTACACGTTCGCAAACCTCATCAGCAGAAAGACCCGTTGCATCGATAACAGGTCCTTTAACTGTAGTGTCGCTCATGCCCATCATATTGTCATCTTGACCTGTAATTACACAAGCATCGCAATTTTTTGC is drawn from Lysinibacillus sp. SGAir0095 and contains these coding sequences:
- a CDS encoding YkuS family protein yields the protein MANTIGVEQSLSNVEAALKAKGYEVIQIRSEADAKNCDACVITGQDDNMMGMSDTTVKGPVIDATGLSADEVCERVEKLFH
- a CDS encoding ABC transporter permease, whose translation is MRAYFKFEFIQFLFNKKNIAIYVILLFFACFYALKIAPSYDPIEKVDRDEIEARFLTREDFLNNVVIDENTYPLTQFAAAIFPEWNEYDQQRLDALDDNDMKKYAEATYKWYEYSDFMIFRNGKGFLYYNSRYYTAGNLYATEDGHYAYMYSASRFKGYADGSSDLSINVFEERTALQTLQRLLHGYLPLILLIGCILFTADIVLKDKRNPTLIKGFPISIWSRLLVKGGVALIGSILTVIPLSVGFFLIAIQNGLGDFNLPVPIFSYEAKAFTSIAMGEYLFQNALLILFWFVLLISLLLLVSVLVRNEFANLVVGCVVVFAEFYYYVRGLGFVKDIQWYPSSYVQVGQIIAGYREYLNNSVALTLANGLLVMSLCTVICLLITFIVSNHRRFKLF
- a CDS encoding ABC transporter ATP-binding protein, with protein sequence MIELKNIGVNFSGRDILKEVSITFHPGEIIGLVAPNGTGKSTLMNVIMNYLRPTTGKVLVNNELEYTTKKNEVKIHKLVSMMPDQSDLYNHLSGKQHLKIYSSMWKSNPALIESTITALGMESYINKKTGTYSLGMRQRLCFAMQIVSDTQIMLMDEVMNGLDPTQVEIISQILVKKKAEGKTIIIASHLLENLEKYADRIFFVKNAKLDLIEDIYKDLGINGNIVIRVTEGTPELNEKLSQAFPELNTQLLASGVTLIDFPNNDSGKLESISAFLSEHHKQEFSVGKMTLGDLYSKYYHE